A genomic stretch from Ureibacillus composti includes:
- a CDS encoding spore coat protein CotJB, with protein MSKQMPPEYYQCLEELQAIDFVLVELNLYLNTHPTDLEAIKQFNETAQKSMQLKHNFEQQFGPLMHFGRSYSSYPWDWDDTPWPWQV; from the coding sequence ATGAGTAAACAAATGCCACCTGAGTATTATCAATGCCTTGAAGAGCTTCAAGCAATTGACTTTGTTTTGGTTGAGTTAAACCTTTATTTAAATACACATCCCACTGATCTCGAAGCCATTAAGCAATTTAATGAAACCGCCCAAAAAAGCATGCAACTTAAGCATAATTTTGAACAGCAATTCGGCCCTCTAATGCATTTTGGAAGAAGTTATTCAAGTTATCCTTGGGATTGGGATGACACACCTTGGCCATGGCAAGTATAG
- a CDS encoding manganese catalase family protein, which produces MYYYEKKLQYPVRVSTCNPMLAKFLIEQYGGADGELAAALRYMNQRYTIPDKVIGVLNDIATEEFSHLEMIATMVYKLTKDATPEQMKAAGLGDHYANHDRALFYHDASGVPWTAAYIQAKGDPIADLYEDIAAEEKARATYQWLIDMSDDPDLNDALKFLREREIIHSLRFREAVEIIKDDRNTKKIFKLG; this is translated from the coding sequence GTGTATTATTACGAAAAGAAGCTCCAATATCCAGTAAGAGTAAGTACATGTAACCCCATGTTAGCTAAGTTCTTAATTGAACAATATGGCGGTGCAGATGGTGAATTAGCTGCTGCACTTCGATATATGAATCAACGCTATACAATTCCTGATAAAGTTATAGGTGTTTTAAACGATATTGCAACTGAGGAATTTTCTCATCTTGAAATGATTGCCACAATGGTCTATAAACTCACAAAAGATGCAACGCCAGAGCAAATGAAAGCGGCAGGTTTAGGAGATCATTATGCGAATCATGATAGGGCTCTATTTTATCATGATGCTTCAGGTGTTCCGTGGACGGCAGCGTATATTCAGGCCAAAGGTGACCCAATTGCAGACTTATATGAGGATATTGCAGCCGAAGAAAAAGCCCGTGCTACTTATCAATGGCTGATTGACATGTCCGATGACCCCGATCTAAATGATGCCTTGAAGTTTTTACGGGAAAGAGAAATTATACACTCTCTTCGATTCAGAGAAGCTGTTGAAATTATAAAAGATGACCGTAACACGAAAAAGATATTTAAATTAGGGTAA
- a CDS encoding M20 family metallopeptidase, translated as MLEVTDMISSLIELNSEEILKLSDKIWENPETRFQEFKSAEILSNFLEEKGFVVERGVGNIPTAFTATFGTGAPVIGILGEYDALSGLSQMAASDIRQPIIENGNGHGCGHNLLGTAGISAVLAIKDLIEQGKIKGTIKYFGCPGEEGGSGKTFMVREGVFNGVDIALTWHPNSYTGVWSFSSLANYQVYFSFEGKAAHAANSPHLGRSALDAVELMNVGVNYLREHIIPEAKVHYAITNTGGLSPNVVQSNAEVLYLIRAPHINEVESIYKRVIDIAKGAALMTGTKMSIKFNKACSNYIPNDSLNKVLYKKLKEYGLPSYTNEELEYAQKMSNTITPEEVDTAISDAKKLSNYTLQETFYNPENPFFEEIIPYVNGHEVMPGSSDVGDVSWVIPTAQFFTTCFVAGTPLHTWQLVSQGKTSIAHKGLIYAAQVLASSAVEVFNNQELIEQAKAELKKQVKSGYKCPLPSDLQPSTI; from the coding sequence ATGTTAGAAGTAACAGATATGATTTCATCATTAATTGAATTAAATAGTGAGGAGATCCTAAAATTAAGTGATAAAATTTGGGAAAATCCTGAAACGCGTTTTCAAGAATTCAAGTCTGCTGAAATATTAAGCAATTTCCTTGAAGAGAAAGGCTTTGTTGTGGAGCGAGGAGTCGGGAATATCCCAACTGCATTTACAGCTACTTTTGGAACGGGTGCACCTGTTATTGGGATCCTAGGTGAATACGATGCTCTTTCAGGTTTAAGTCAAATGGCTGCATCTGATATTCGCCAACCAATCATTGAAAACGGCAACGGACATGGTTGTGGCCACAATTTACTTGGCACAGCTGGAATTTCAGCAGTACTTGCCATCAAAGATTTAATTGAACAAGGTAAAATTAAAGGAACAATTAAGTATTTTGGTTGCCCTGGTGAAGAAGGTGGCTCTGGGAAAACTTTCATGGTTCGCGAAGGAGTATTTAATGGTGTAGATATCGCCTTAACATGGCATCCAAACTCATACACGGGTGTTTGGTCCTTCTCTTCTCTTGCTAACTACCAAGTGTATTTCTCTTTTGAAGGAAAAGCAGCTCATGCGGCTAATTCACCGCATTTAGGCCGTAGTGCTCTAGATGCAGTAGAATTAATGAATGTTGGTGTAAACTATTTACGTGAACACATTATTCCTGAAGCAAAAGTTCATTATGCAATTACAAATACAGGTGGTCTTTCACCTAATGTAGTGCAATCAAATGCTGAAGTTTTGTATTTAATTCGTGCACCCCATATAAATGAAGTAGAATCGATTTATAAAAGAGTTATAGATATCGCTAAAGGTGCGGCACTAATGACGGGTACTAAAATGAGCATTAAATTTAATAAAGCTTGTTCAAATTATATCCCTAATGACTCATTGAATAAGGTACTTTACAAAAAGTTAAAAGAATATGGTTTACCATCTTACACTAATGAAGAATTAGAATATGCTCAAAAAATGTCTAATACAATAACTCCTGAAGAAGTTGACACAGCCATTTCAGATGCTAAAAAGCTGTCAAACTATACTCTACAAGAAACTTTTTATAATCCAGAAAACCCATTCTTTGAGGAAATTATTCCTTATGTAAATGGTCATGAAGTAATGCCAGGTTCGTCGGATGTAGGTGATGTAAGTTGGGTAATCCCTACTGCTCAGTTTTTCACAACATGTTTTGTTGCTGGGACACCACTTCATACATGGCAATTAGTCTCACAAGGAAAAACATCAATTGCCCATAAAGGGTTAATCTATGCAGCTCAGGTTTTAGCCTCATCTGCTGTTGAAGTTTTCAATAACCAAGAGTTAATTGAACAAGCTAAAGCTGAATTAAAGAAACAAGTGAAATCGGGTTATAAATGTCCGCTTCCGAGTGATTTACAACCAAGTACGATTTAA